Within Streptomyces antibioticus, the genomic segment CGGCCGGGGCAGCGCGACCGCCGCCCTCAACCGCATCCTGCGCCGCAAGCAGACCGAGAAGGCGTCCGGCACCCGCCTGGTGCACGCGGTGCGCAACGTCTCCTTCGTCGCCTACAAGGGCGAGGCGATCGGCCTGATCGGCTCCAACGGCTCCGGCAAGTCGACCCTGCTCAAGGCGGTCGCCGGACTGCTGCCGGTGGAGAACGGCCGTATCTACACCGACGGCCAGCCCTCCCTGCTCGGCGTCAACGCGGCCCTGATGGGCGATCTGACCGGCGAGCGCAACATCTACCTGGGCGGCCTCGCGATGGGCATGACCCGGGAGCAGATCAAGGAACGCCACCAGCAGATCGTCGACTTCTCCGGGATCAACGACAAGGGCGACTTCGTCTCCCTGCCGATGCGCACCTACTCCTCCGGCATGGGCTCGCGGCTGCGGTTCTCCATCGCCGCCGCCAAGGACCACGACGTGCTGCTCATCGACGAGGCCCTCGCCACCGGTGACGCGCAGTTCCGCCGGCGCTCGGCGGACCGTATCCGCGAGATGCGCGCGCAGGCCGGCACCGTCTTCCTGGTCAGCCACAGCAACAGCTCCATCCGCGAGACCTGCGAACGGGTGCTGTGGCTGGAGCGCGGCGAACTGCGGATGGACGGCCCCACCGAGGAGGTCATGGCGGCCTACGAGGCGTTCACCGGCGACCGGAAGCCGAGGAAGAAGCCGGCCCCGAAGCCGAAGACTGCCGTCTGAGCGGCACAGCGGAAGGGCGCCCCCCGAGTGACTCGGGGGGCGCCCTCATGTCCTGGCGTCAGGAGTGCGTCCGCAGCAGCGTCCGCATCGTGCGCATGGCCACCGACAGGTTGGCCAGGTCGAACGTC encodes:
- a CDS encoding ABC transporter ATP-binding protein; the protein is MADHIFDTPPLTERAPTVIADGVDIVYRVNGTGGGRGSATAALNRILRRKQTEKASGTRLVHAVRNVSFVAYKGEAIGLIGSNGSGKSTLLKAVAGLLPVENGRIYTDGQPSLLGVNAALMGDLTGERNIYLGGLAMGMTREQIKERHQQIVDFSGINDKGDFVSLPMRTYSSGMGSRLRFSIAAAKDHDVLLIDEALATGDAQFRRRSADRIREMRAQAGTVFLVSHSNSSIRETCERVLWLERGELRMDGPTEEVMAAYEAFTGDRKPRKKPAPKPKTAV